The region CTCCGTCGACGTGAACAAATCCGGTCGTGATCACTGGGTGGAGGTTGTCGCCGAAAGTGACGACGTGATCGAATCAGCCAGTCTGTTCGGTGAGGTCTTTTACGTCACCGCACTTCGAGATGCTCGTAGTCGAGTGACACGGCACGCGATCGATGGCAAGTTGATCGATGAATTTGAATTGCCGGGACTCGGCAGTGTCGGAGGCTTCGGTGGCTATCAAGACGCGGCCGAAACGTTTTTCTCGTTCACTAACTATGTCACTCCCGGTGCGATCTATCGTGTCGACCTGGACGATCCTTCCCCCGAAAAAGGCACCGCCGAACTGTGGCGCCAAAGTGAGCTTGAAATCAATTTGGATCATTTCGTCACTGAGCAGGTGTTTTGTACCAGCAAGGACGGGACGAAGATTCCGATCATCATCACACGTCATCAAGACACCAAACTGGATGGCAGCAATCAAACGTTGTTGTACGCCTACGGTGGATTCAATATTTCGTTGACGCCGTCGTTTTCGCCAGGCAATGCGGCGTGGGTCGACGCGGGTGGAATCTATGCGGTCGCAAACCTTCGCGGTGGTGGCGAGTATGGGCGACAGTGGCACGAAGCCGGGATGCGTCTGGGCAAACAAAACGTCTTCGATGATTTCATCGCCGCGGCCGAATACTTGATCGATTCAGGCTACACGTCCAGCAAACGACTTGGCATTCGCGGTGGCAGCAACGGCGGTTTGCTAGTCGGTGCGGTGATGACACAGCGTCCGGATCTGTTCGGTGCTTGCTTGCCCGCGGTCGGCGTGATGGACATGTTGCGTTTTCAGAAATTCACCATCGGCTGGGCGTGGGTCGGCGAATACGGTAGCAGCGACGAAGAGGATCAAATCAAGAATTTGTTGTCCTACTCGCCGCTTCACAACCTGAAAGGTGGCACGTGCTATCCGGCAACTTTGGTGACAACGGCCGATCGAGATGACCGGGTCGTCCCAGGACATAGCTTCAAATTCGCCGCCGCGCTCCAAGAAGCACAACAGTGTGACAACCCGACTCTGATTCGAATTGAAACCCGCGCCGGACATGGTGCCGGGACACCGGTCAGCAAGCGAATCGAGGAGTACACCGATTTGTGGACGTTCCTCAAAGCGAATCTTCAGTGACCGTAAGAATCGACATCGATGCGATTGATGCACGTGGGACCCTCACCCGGGACCCTATAGCGGGATCGGTGGGGACGAACTAACCTTTCTGGTCTTGCGGGTGATGAAATCGGCACCATGACGTGTCGTCGACAGCCCGCGCCCGCCTACCCGCGCACAAGATCATGCATCTTGCTACCCCGACGGCGCCGACGTATGGGCGTACGTTTCCGCTGTATGTTCCGCCCATCGATTGGTTCTTTCTTACCGACGATCGTCCCCGGTACACGATGTCCTTTTTCTTGGACCTCGATTTCAGCGGCCAACTGGATCGTTCCTTGTTTGAAGCCGCCGTCGACGAAGCGGTGCAGCGACACCCGCTATTGTTTTGTCGCGTCGGCGTTGAAAAAAACGATCGGCTTTGTTGGGTCTTGGCCCCCGAACTTCGTTCGCCGGTCGATTGGGCCGACGATAGCGTTCCGATCGACATGGGCGATGGCTACCTGGATCTCCGCGAAACGACGGGTCTACGTATTTGGGTCCGGCAATCGGCCGCGGGTGCCCGCGTCTCAATGCAATTTCATCACGCCGCTTGTGACGGAACCGGTGCGTATCGGTTTGTCGGCGATTTGCTCGGGTGTTACATGAGACGTTTGCCAAGTTGCCAGGGCGACGTCGAATTGTCGAACTTTGATGCCGCGTCGCTCAAGGTTCGTCGCTCAAAGATGCGCAGCATTCTGATGCATGAAAGCGCACTGAAAAAGTTTCGCTTGGCCGCTTCCGAAGCGTTCAATCACATCGGAACCCGAGTCGCCCCGCTTAAGCCACCCGCGAAACGCCCCGAGACGTTTTCGCTTCCGGCGATGCAGAAACAAACGTTTTCGGCGGCGCAGCTGGCAAGTCTTCGTAAGGCCGCGACCTCACAAGGTGGCACGCTGAACGATTTGTTCCTCAGCAAGATGTTTGTCGCGGCGCGTCGCTGGAACGGTTCCTTCAGCGGTTCGCGAAAGATTCGGTTGTTGGTACCGGCCGATATGCGCGACGGCGACGACTTTGAGATCCCCGCTTGTAATATGACTGCCTGCACGTTCATCACACGCAGTCTCGGAGAGATCGAAGATGAGAAACGGTTGATGGAGTTGATCGTCAAAGACACGTTGGCGTTGAAGAACGGTCAGCCTCAAAAGGACTTTGTCAATTCGATCACCACCGCGATGGAAGGCGGTTTACTGCCTTGGATTTTGAAAGCGAGTCGATGTTTGGCGACCGGTGTTTTCTCCAACGCGGGTGACCCGTCACGGCGGTTCACCGGTCGGTTGCCGAAGCGGCGCGGTAAGGTCAGTTGCGATGACTTCACGCTTGAAGCGATCACGGGAGTTCCCCCGCTTCGCGAACAAACCCGTAGCACACTTTCGTCGAGTATCTACGGACGGCAACTCACCTTTTCGCTGCGCTGCGATCCGTATCTCTTCGGACCCGACGATACGAAAGACTTGTTGGAGTTGTTCTGCGATCAACTCCGCCCGCTAGTTTGAGCGGCAATTGACGATGTTTCCTGGGCAAAGCGTTGTTGTCTAGCTAAGCTGATCGGGTCTCGTTCCGGTCTCAACTTGGTATCTACAACGATGAATCGTCTGTCACTTCCGAGCGTTGTTTTACTGTTCTCCTTTGTCGCGCCTTTAAACGGAGATGAGGTCAAGATCCCCGTCATTAAGGACGGCAAGGCTCAGGTAATCAAGGAACTCGAAGACTCTGACTATTGGATTCGACACGACCTTTGGGTGGAAACCGAATTCGATTCGGACGGCGATGGGCGGCTCGATCGGATGCATGTGAGTGTGACTCGGCCCACCCAGACGGACACGCAGTCGTTAAAGCTGCCCGTGATCTACAACTCCAGCCCCTACTTCGCCGGGACGACGGGCAGCGACGAGTCGTACTTCTGGGATGTTCGTCAAGAGTTGGGTGCCGACCCACCAAAACGTTCCAAAGCCCCCTCAATCGAGCGAACCGGAACACGTCCGATTATCTCCAAACGACACGTCAAAGATTGGTTGCCGCGCGGATTTGTCGTCGTTCACTCCAGCGCGCCAGGGACCGGGCTTTCCCAAGGTTGCCCGACCGTCGGTGACGATCCAGAAGCACTCGCACCCAAGGCGGTGATCGATTGGTTGTGTGGACGTGGAAAGGGTTTCAGCGATCCGCTGGGCGGCGAACCTGTCGAAGCGTACTGGTGTTCGGGAAAGGTTGGCATGACCGGAACCAGCTACAACGGAACGATCCCATTGGCGGCCGCGACCACCGGAGTCGAAGGTTTGGAGGTAATTATTCCGGTGGCACCGAACACGTCATACTACCACTACTACCGATCCAACGGACTGGTTCGTCATCCGGGCGGGTTCCTGGGCGAAGATATCGACATCTTGTACGACTACATTCACAGCGGTGGTAACGAACAAGTTCGCGAATATTGCAATTGTCATGTCCGCGACAAACAGATGAAAGCCAACCAAGATCGGGCGACTGGTGACTACAACGATTTCTGGTCGTCACGCGATTACCTTAACCGAGTCGATGGCGTGAAAGCGGCGGTCTTGATGGCTCATGCGTTCAACGATTGGAATGTGGTGCCAGAGCACAGCATTCGAATTTATGAAGCGCTACAAAAGAACGGTGTTCCGACAGCCTTGTTTATGCACCAAGGGGGACACGGGGGACCGCCGCCGACCGAGATGATGAATCGATGGTTCACGCGGTATCTTTTCGATGTCGAAAATGGTGTCGAGAATGACTCCAAAGCTTGGATCGTTCGCGAAGGCGATAAACGCACCGAGCCGACAGAGTATGCCGACTATCCACATCCCGAAGCCAAAGACGTCACCGTTTACCCGGTCGCCGGTGCACCGCAACGCGGTGCCTTGCAGTTAAAGCCGGTTCAGCAACCGACGACAGAAACACTCGTCGATAACTTTTCATTCTCCGGCGATGCGCTCGCCCAAGCGGAGTACACCGAGCATCGGTTGATCTACACCACGCCAAAATTTACCGATGCCGTTCATTTGTCGGGAACGCCACGCGTGAAGGTTCGATTGGCGTGTGATCAGTCGGCGGCCAACTTGAGTGTCTGGTTAGTTTCGTTGCCTTGGAATACCGACAAAAATGCCAAGATCACCGACAATATCATCACCCGCGGCTGGGCCGATCCACAAAACATCAAGTCGATTCGCGAAAGTGAAGCGTTAGTGCCCGGGCAGTTTTACGATGTCGAGTTTGATCTCCAACCCGACGATCAGGTGATCGCCAAAGGCCAGCAAATCGGCTTGATGATCTTTTCAAGCGACCGCGACTACACGTTGCATCCCACCCCCGGGACCAAGCTGACGATCGACCTTCAACAAACCGAGCTGACCTTGCCAATCGTCGGGGGCTCCCTGCCGCTGGAGAAGCAGTAGTGTAGGTTCGTCGTTTCAATCAGCCGCAAACGCGCTAACGTGCGGTTCGTCCTCGCAAACCTGAACTAATGCCCGTCGGCTGATCGTTGAGTCGCTTCATTCGATTAAATCAACGAAACGATTGGCGAGTTCCGCGACCGGGAGGTGCGACTGCTGGCGCGTCCGATCAACGTTTCTTGCCCTTTTTGGCAGGCTTCTCGGCAATCGCTTCGGCTGGTTTGCCATCGGTTGCTTCTTCCGGTGGTACTTCGGGCAATGCTTTCTCTTCCGGCTTCGATGCTAGTAGGTCAGGGGCCGGCCCAAATTCATCGAACTCGGGCCAACCTTGGTTAAACCGGGTCTCGGCGGTGAAGTCGACCGAGGGGCGTTCAAATTCCGGTGCCGTGCTGCCGTTGCGGCTGCGACGACCGATCAGAAATTGGCTGCCGGCCAGTTTAGTCTTGTCGCGAATGGTCCCGCCCTGGAACGGACCGATGCCCATGACCCAGGTATCGCGGGCTGTCGCGGTGGATTGCCGAACCCCCGATTGCCAGATGGGTTGTCGTGTTTCGCGTTCATAGGCAAAGGCCGCGATTTTCGCCGCAGCTTCGCGGGCTTCGCGTCGGGCGACGGAGATTTCCGGCAACGTTGGCACAATAGGCGCATTGGGGATCGCGGCAGCGGCTGTGTTGAACGCGTTGTTTTCGGGGATCCCATAAGTGACTAAATGATCGTCGGTCCCCAAGGCACCGACCCGAGCTTCGATGATTACGTCGGCTTCGGGGGATGAATCCTGGATCAAGCAACCGGCGGCAAGAATCTGCTGTCGCAAACTGCTGATGACGTATTCGGCATTGGCATAGCCCTCGCCTTTGACCGTTCGCAGGTAGCTAGTGTCCAGGTAAACTTTGCGCCCGGTGAGCGGACGAAAGTCTAGGTCTTGAATACTGCGGTCGACCGCATCACTGACGACCAGTTGCTCCGTCGCTCGGTGTTCGCGAGTCGTACCGCAACCACCAAACGCGAGTGTCATCAGACACAGCGAAAGCGTGGTCGAAATAGATCGCAGGGCGTGAAACATCAACGCGTGAAACTTCGGATGATCGGAAAGCAGTTCCAGGTGGGACGGGGAACGAAAAACGAACCCGAAACGACTTAACTAGCGACCAATCGGGTCGCGTGACAAGCCCGGTCCGCGCAAATCAGCTCGCTTGTTTCACCTAGCTACTTCACTCGATAGCCGAGTTGTTTCAGTTTCTCACGAATCGAATCGTTATGATCGCCTTGCAGCTCGACAAGATCTTCTTTCGCTTTCACGGTGCCGCCGGTCCCGCACACCGCCTGAAGCATACCGAGTAGAGCTGACAAATCGTTCGCCTCGGCGGTCAGTCCCGACACGACGGTAGCCTTGCGACCGCCCT is a window of Roseiconus lacunae DNA encoding:
- a CDS encoding translation initiation factor, whose translation is MASLFAGTEFYIPPSCDLCGKPETDCDCTAEQKAAAEREKQTQAKRLPPEKQTARVRVEKRKGGRKATVVSGLTAEANDLSALLGMLQAVCGTGGTVKAKEDLVELQGDHNDSIREKLKQLGYRVK
- a CDS encoding Xaa-Pro dipeptidyl-peptidase, which codes for MNRLSLPSVVLLFSFVAPLNGDEVKIPVIKDGKAQVIKELEDSDYWIRHDLWVETEFDSDGDGRLDRMHVSVTRPTQTDTQSLKLPVIYNSSPYFAGTTGSDESYFWDVRQELGADPPKRSKAPSIERTGTRPIISKRHVKDWLPRGFVVVHSSAPGTGLSQGCPTVGDDPEALAPKAVIDWLCGRGKGFSDPLGGEPVEAYWCSGKVGMTGTSYNGTIPLAAATTGVEGLEVIIPVAPNTSYYHYYRSNGLVRHPGGFLGEDIDILYDYIHSGGNEQVREYCNCHVRDKQMKANQDRATGDYNDFWSSRDYLNRVDGVKAAVLMAHAFNDWNVVPEHSIRIYEALQKNGVPTALFMHQGGHGGPPPTEMMNRWFTRYLFDVENGVENDSKAWIVREGDKRTEPTEYADYPHPEAKDVTVYPVAGAPQRGALQLKPVQQPTTETLVDNFSFSGDALAQAEYTEHRLIYTTPKFTDAVHLSGTPRVKVRLACDQSAANLSVWLVSLPWNTDKNAKITDNIITRGWADPQNIKSIRESEALVPGQFYDVEFDLQPDDQVIAKGQQIGLMIFSSDRDYTLHPTPGTKLTIDLQQTELTLPIVGGSLPLEKQ
- a CDS encoding prolyl oligopeptidase family serine peptidase; protein product: MKYLLPRSLASFLVIGLTSAVPAQNATSKLTYPETETVDITDTYHGISVADPYRWLEDTESDATRAWIDAQNEVTQNYLQSLPGRDEMRQRLEKLWNYERYGIPRRRGDRYFYSHNDGLQNQSVFYTAESLDAPRKVLIDPNTLSEDGTVALASTAVTKDGTLVAYGLADGGSDWRTWKVRDVASGEDLEDVVRWVKFSGVAWLPDNSGFFYSRYDAPEEGAELTGTNENQKMYFHRLGTTQDNDPLILARPDNPKWGFSPSVTDDGRFLVIHNWKGSEPKSQIFIKRLDQESAEVKELIIGFDAEYELVGSVGDRLYFLTDHEAPRRRLISVDVNKSGRDHWVEVVAESDDVIESASLFGEVFYVTALRDARSRVTRHAIDGKLIDEFELPGLGSVGGFGGYQDAAETFFSFTNYVTPGAIYRVDLDDPSPEKGTAELWRQSELEINLDHFVTEQVFCTSKDGTKIPIIITRHQDTKLDGSNQTLLYAYGGFNISLTPSFSPGNAAWVDAGGIYAVANLRGGGEYGRQWHEAGMRLGKQNVFDDFIAAAEYLIDSGYTSSKRLGIRGGSNGGLLVGAVMTQRPDLFGACLPAVGVMDMLRFQKFTIGWAWVGEYGSSDEEDQIKNLLSYSPLHNLKGGTCYPATLVTTADRDDRVVPGHSFKFAAALQEAQQCDNPTLIRIETRAGHGAGTPVSKRIEEYTDLWTFLKANLQ
- a CDS encoding DUF6655 family protein, which produces MFHALRSISTTLSLCLMTLAFGGCGTTREHRATEQLVVSDAVDRSIQDLDFRPLTGRKVYLDTSYLRTVKGEGYANAEYVISSLRQQILAAGCLIQDSSPEADVIIEARVGALGTDDHLVTYGIPENNAFNTAAAAIPNAPIVPTLPEISVARREAREAAAKIAAFAYERETRQPIWQSGVRQSTATARDTWVMGIGPFQGGTIRDKTKLAGSQFLIGRRSRNGSTAPEFERPSVDFTAETRFNQGWPEFDEFGPAPDLLASKPEEKALPEVPPEEATDGKPAEAIAEKPAKKGKKR